The Drosophila bipectinata strain 14024-0381.07 chromosome 2L, DbipHiC1v2, whole genome shotgun sequence genome has a segment encoding these proteins:
- the Glyat gene encoding uncharacterized protein Glyat, translating into MGSTTTEIARDQWALLRDLYAGDRKNLTGFDLLEYFINYQPLSDGESIKIYTTDKNWSAHGNYILIHKMTKMSFLYLNTIRGSLKDLGYLLCSLKIKGFHLINAYGEDLKPLVEQYWLKRGQDLNKLEHPGAVVYHLPSSEVENMKTDGVNPSFKVDYLSLEHVNLIDQHWAYRSDDSLTLIRGLMEHHVSAGVFNSSGEPLAWCLRSPHGSLGNLHVLTDHRRKGLGSMVVQFIAKEILKTGSEVLATVLLENKSSRNMFEKLGFRPINILYWAVIP; encoded by the exons ATGGGTTCTACAACAACAGAAATCGCACGAGATCAGTGGGCACTTCTGAGAGATTTATATGCCGGCGATCGCAAAAATCTCACGGGATTCGATCTATTGGAGTACTTTATAAACTACCAGCCATTATCAGATGGCGAGTCAATTAAGATATATACAACCGATAAGAATTGGTCGGCCCATGGCAACTATATACTCATT cATAAAATGACCAAAATGTCATTCTTGTACCTGAATACCATTAGAGGATCCTTAAAAGATCTTGGTTATTTATTATGTTCTTTAAAAATCAAAGGTTTTCATTTGATAAATGCCTATGGGGAAGACTTGAAACCACTAGTGGAGCAATACTGGTTGAAAAGAGGTCAAGATCTGAATAAATTGGAACATCCGGGTGCTGTAGTTTATCACTTGCCCAGTTCTGAAGTTGAAAACATGAAAACGGATgg TGTAAACCCTTCGTTTAAAGTTGATTATCTTAGTTTGGAACATGTTAACTTGATAGATCAGCACTGGGCTTATCGCTCCGACGATTCTTTAACATTGATAAGAGGATTAATGGAACACCATGTCAGTGCTGGTGTTTTTAATTCAAGCGGAGAGCCTTTAGCTTGGTGTCTGag aTCTCCCCATGGAAGTCTGGGAAATCTGCATGTCCTAACCGATCATAGAAGAAAGGGTTTGGGGTCCATGGTTGTGCAATTTATAgccaaagaaatattaaaaactgGCTCGGAAGTTTTGGCCACAGTATTGTTGGAAAATAAAAGTAGTCGGAATATGTTTGAAAAACTGGGGTTTAGACCaattaatatactatattgggcAGTAATTCCATGA
- the LOC108125864 gene encoding uncharacterized protein, translated as MSGEDSLIEIRRTEWTKLRALYAHRDTDPQGYPCLNNFISWVEYEPSIEAKILSLNGNWEDDGTFLLTLDLDVGIKHLYFNTLSDNLDRVTRAIECLKNIENEYTFFGFCSRLKPVVETISKKYYTKELHIVDTIWYQVSKDLIDTFKIEAPTGITLSNLKIEDAETINEIWPHRSDKSVNFVRHLIKLNVNVGAYDDNGKLVAWCLRLPIGSLGLLQVLDTHKRLGLGSLLVKSMAIKISALGDQVLAPVVTKNIPSRTMFEKIGFRAIDTIYWAD; from the exons ATGTCTGGAGAGGATTCATTAATTGAGATTCGCCGCACCGAATGGACGAAGCTAAGGGCTCTATATGCCCACAGGGATACCGATCCTCAGGGTTATCCTTGCCTTAATAATTTCATCAGTTGGGTGGAATATGAACCCAGTATAGAAGCAAAAATCTTATCTCTAAATGGCAACTGGGAAGACGACGGAACCTTTTTATTAACT TTGGATTTGGATGTCGGCATCAAGCATCTGTATTTCAACACACTCTCTGATAATTTGGACCGTGTGACAAGAGCTATTGAGTGCCTGAAAAACATAGAGAATGAGTATACATTCTTCGGATTTTGTTCACGTCTGAAACCAGTGGTTGaaacaatttccaaaaaatattacacCAAGGAGCTTCATATTGTGGATACTATTTGGTATCAGGTCAGCAAAGATCTGATAGATACTTTTAAAATTGA AGCCCCTACTGGAATTACTTtatcaaacttaaaaatagaaGATGCCGAAACTATCAATGAAATATGGCCTCATCGAAGCGATAAATCGGTTAACTTTGTGCGACAtcttataaaattaaatgttaaTGTTGGAGCTTATGATGATAATGGAAAATTAGTTGCGTGGTGTTTAAG ATTACCCATTGGCTCCTTGGGCTTACTGCAAGTTCTTGATACCCACAAACGTCTGGGTCTGGGAAGCTTACTAGTAAAATCTATGGCCATTAAAATTTCCGCCTTGGGGGATCAAGTTTTGGCTCCAGTGGTTACCAAAAATATTCCTTCCCGGACTATGTTTGAAAAGATTGGTTTCCGCGCCATCGATACAATCTATTGGGCTGATTAA